The sequence below is a genomic window from Tachysurus vachellii isolate PV-2020 chromosome 2, HZAU_Pvac_v1, whole genome shotgun sequence.
acactctgtatgtacactctgtatgtacactctacatgtacactctgtatgtacactctgtatgtacactctacatgtacactctgtatgtacactctacatgtacactctacatgtacactctgtatgtacactctacatgtacactctacatgtacactctgtatgtacactctgtatgtacactctacatgtacactctgtatgtacactctacatgtacactctacatgtacactctgtatgtacactctgtatgtacactctacatgtacactctgtatgtacactctacatgtacactctgtatgtacactctgtatgtacaggGAACTGGTAAATTCAGGGATTTGACTATGAAATGATCGAAATGATCAGTGGACAAacgttattatatttatttcatttgatgaTTTGTTCATGGCACTAATGGTCAATCCACatgtacactacactaacagTACATAATGAACTCTGTACTCTATATAATATCTCTAATCCACatgtacactacactaacagTACATAATGAACTCTGTACTCTATATAATATCTCTAATCCACatgtacactacactaacagTACATAATGAACTCTGTACTCTATATAATATCTCTAATCCACatgtacactacactaacagTACATAATGAACTCTGTACTCTATATAATATCTCTAATCCACatgtacactacactaacagTACATAATGAACTCTGTACTCTATATAATATCTCAGGGTTCATGTAATGCATTCCTCTCACCTTGGCATATATAAAATAGAAGTAGGATTTAGATCTGTAGTGCCTTTATTTTAGTGCTACATTGGCGATAGATATGCACTAGATATGTCTAGATTACTAGCTTCAACAATTAACTTAGAGCATTTCATCAAGGAATTGCTTAATTCACTGTATAATGAGTGCAAATGACACGTTATTATAATAAAAGCGCTTTGTGGACACTCTCTCACGTGCTCGCGCTCCTGTTTGTCCGCTAGAGGGCAGATGAAGCCAGGATTagctccagacacacacacacacacacacacacacacacacacggagggtTAGATGGATGGAGTGAAATGGGTGTGAGACTTGTTATGgggactttcacacacacacacacacacacacacacacacacacacacacacatacacacatatacacacacacacacacgcgcgcgcgggGTCTGTATCTGTTCGTCCAAAATGAAGACTATAAAAATGTCTCGTATTTTCCGGGATcggttctctctctttctctctctctgtctctctctgtgtgtgtgtgtctctctctccctctctcaccccctctctccttctctctcatcccccctctctccctctctccctctctctcaccccctctcccTCCTTACACACCGCGTGTTGAATACTAAACAGTGGAGCTGATACGCGCGCGCCGATCCTCTTTTCCTTCTATCCTCCTGTTcctttcttcattttgttttttattctgcaaATATTAAACCTCtctgtgaatgtaaatataaacctaATACCAAATATGGCCTCATtagcatttttgtaaataatgttttgtaaTTAAATCACAGTGTTGCAGGGCGCAGGCGCGCGGGTAGGATTCAAATAttcaattatttacaaaaatgctcTTAATATTGTTCCCATCTGTGAGACTTTCATCCTTTaagcattgcttttttttagtgTAAGAAACAGAATATTCGTTTTCCATCAGCAGGAGCAGCTGGTTGCCAGATAATTATAATCACCCCGAGATTGGACTCGTgtgtaatattaaaacaaacatttaacgCGTTTAAGTATTTACTGGGTTTATGTTACAGGTGTGTGGTgactgtttctctgtctctgagctTCTGTAACATGGTCAACGAACAAATGCCATCATTCTGGCACCATTGTGTTATAAGATTAAATCATTCTTTATCTTTACCGTGTTATATCATTCATCTCATCAAACTCACTGCATGTCTCTCTTTCCTTCGTCccaaaatagataaataaatgttgaacCCTATTAGTGCGACATTCCCAAACTGGCAACTCGGAGTTATGCGAAGTGGCTCTCCGGAGGATTAGTGATAGACATGAAGACTGTCCAATCAGCGCTCGACCTGCTGCGCTGTCAGCTTTCCTATTGGTAATGTGGGCGGGTTTCTGTGTGCAAAAAGGGAAGAGAAGTAACAGCAGAGCTCAGAGCTCAGAGAGCgcagcagacagagagagagagagagagagagagagagagagagagagagagagagagatttactcCACTATTACACAgtaggagagaaggagaaacgGACACAGGAAAGAAATACCTGGGGCTATTATTGAGAAGTAATAAAGAGCGGatggaataaaaagaaagatttggatttattttgccattaaagaaataaaagaataaagaattttGAGAGAAGAAAATCAGAACCCTGCGTGCCGGATATTTCCTCTATGTGGAGTTTACACGGACACCGACCAggagtttgtgttgtttttgtcttgtttgtgttttgtaccTGTAGTGAAGCAGCACAACGCAGACAGCACCTGTATAACGGATATGTGTCCTGCGCGCGCGGGGACCGGGACGCGCTGTGGAACGTGTGGAGACTCCGTGCGCACGCTGGAGCATCTTTCTGCACGTTAttaaaagaacagaagaaaagaagaggaattaataaataacttaaacAGCACggtgttattgttttttttttaaaataactttttagaTTTTTGGGAACGATGGTGATTATTTGTTTAATGACACTTTTGGCTGGAGCACATGCGCAGTTGCGCTACACGGTACTGGAGGAGCAGGAGCGTGGCACCGTGGTGGGTAACGTGGCCGAGGACCTGGGGTTAGACGTCACTAAGCTGTCTGCACGCCGTTTTCAgacagtgccggtcccaagcttGCCACGCACATCTCCAGCTCCGGCACTGCTCGAAGTGGACCTAGAGAGTGGAGCATTGGTGGTGCGTGAGCGTGTGGACAGAGAGGCGTTGTGTGGTAAGAATACTCCATGCCTCTTACACCTGGAGATGTTTCTTGAGGAGCCGCTTGAGTTGTTTCGTGTAGAGACAGAGGTGCTGGATGTAAATGACAATGCACCACGTTTTCCACATGCTGACATTGCTGTAGAGATCAGTGAGAGCGCAACGCCTGGAACACGCTTCCCAGTAGATGGTGCCTTCGACCCAGATGTGGGCACAAACTCACTGAGTGCATATGCCATCACAAGCAACGAGCACTTCCGCCTGGACATCCAGACGCAGGGTGATGGGAGCCGGTACGCTGAGCTGGTGCTGGAAAAACCATTAGATCGAGAGAAGCAGGCAGTTCACCGATACGTGCTTACAGCTGTAGATGGAGGGCAGCCTCAGAGAACTGGAACCGCACTTCTGGTGGTTACTGTGCTGGATTCAAATGACAATCCTCCCATCTTTGACCAGTCTGTGTACTCGGTCACGTTGCATGAAAACTCCCCTGTAGGCACACTCATCATCCAGCTGAATGCCACCGATGCAGACGAGGGAAGTAACGGGGAGGTGGTGTACACACTGAGCAGTCATAACCCTCCACGCATacgtgaactgtttgctgttgaTGCACGCACAGGCCGTGTGGAAATCATAGGGGAGGTGGATTATGAGGAGAGCAGCACCCATCAAATTCACGTCCAGGCCCGAGACATGGGGCCAAATGCTGTCCCGGCACATTGTAAGGTCCTGCTCAAGCTGGTGGATGTAAACGATAATGCACCTGAGATCGGATTCAGCACTGTGACGGAGTCTGTGAGTGAACATGCGACTCCTGGCACTGTTGTTGCAATGCTCAGCGTCTCTGACAGAGACTCGGGAGAAAATGGCCGTGTTACCTGTGAACTTCTTGGTGGATCAGCGAGTGAAGATGCGCCTCCCTTCAAGCTCAAGCCCTCCTCACTGAAGAACTACTACACCATGGTGACAGATGGAGCACTGGACCGTGAACATGTAGAGTCATACACCCTTACAGTTGTAGCACGAGATAACGGCACTCCACCACTGACCACCAGCAAGTCCATCCGTGTGCGTGTGGCAGATGAGAATGACAACGCACCACACTTCGCACAGGCCATATATGAGGTGCACGTGACTGAGAACAACGTGCCTGGGGCATATATCTATGCTGTGACCGCTATAGATGAGGACGCTGGTGAGAACGCACGTGTAACTTATTCTATAGAGGAGCGTGAGATACAGGGAATGTCTGTGCTCACATACGTGTCCATCAATGCAGAGAATGGATACGTTTATGCACTGCGCAGCTTTGATCACGAGCAAATCAAGGAGTTTAGCTTTACAGCTCGTGCAGCAGACTGCGGAACCCCCGAACTTATGAGCAACGCCACCGTGAGGGTGATTATAGTGGACCAGAATGACAACGCACCATCTGTGATTGCTccactgggcaaaaatggcacAGCCGCACGTGCCCCCTTGCCCCGTTCGGCGGAACCGGGCTACCTGGTGACACGTGTGATTTCCACAGATGCGGACGATGGTGAAAACGCACGTCTCTCATACAGCATTGCACATGGAAATGACCTCGGCTTGTTCCGCATGGACTGGAGAAGTGGTGAATTACGCACTGCACGGCGAGTGAGTGGCATGAAATGGGACTCATCGATCCAGTCTCAGTTACACCCACGTGCCTATGAACTACTGATCGAGGTGAGGGACCACGGCCAACCACCACTCTCCTGCTCTGCCCGCATCAGTGTGGTGCTCGTGGATGGTGCTGTAGTGACCCTGGATGAGGAAGGGCGGGAGAAGGAGGGTAGAGGAGCACGGGGTGGGGCTCGAGGCTCGGCAAGGTCTGATGAGGGAGCACCGGAGATGACGCTAGTCCTCCTTGTGGCTCTTGGCTCTGTATCATCTGTTTTTCTACTCGCCATGATCGCTCTGGCTGTGCGGTGCCGCCGGAAAGATAAAAAATTCAGTGCACTCATATGTGTGAAAGGAgactgctgctcctgctgtgCATTGTGTTGTGGCCAGCGGTCACGGGGACGGCAGAAGAAGCTCACCAAGTCAGATATTGTGCTGGTTCAGAGCAAGACGGCAGCGCAGGTGCCTGTGGAAGAATCCGGGACCGGGGGCAGTGGTGGGTTCGGGACACACCttcatcaacaccatcaccacTGCTACCAGGTGTGCCTCACACGTGAGTCTGCCAACACCACCGACCTGATGTTCCTGCAGCCATGTTGCAGCCCGTCACGCAGCACCACGGACACAGAGCACAGCAGCGCTGCACGTGGAGCTGCTGCTGTCCTTCTTACTGACCAGCAGCCAGACATCATATCCAACGGCAGTGTCTTATCTGGAGAGGTGAGAGaaaacatttcctttattttgttctatttctttacatttacaatagCAGTGACAATTACTCACCAGtacaaatgaattaataacTGTATTATATagataatgtttataatgcCAAATACAAAGAGTTCAGAATTGTTTCTGGTCTAAATGAACAACTAACCTTCACATGGCTGAATTAACacctaaaatgtaaatgaaacttttatttttaacttttaattctTCCATTAAAATTAAGCTAAATATTGAGTTCAACATAGAAATTGCAGGAACATGAACAGATATTAGCTCCTAACTGTGGAAACATGACACTATAGACATTAGTATGAGAAGGGCAGGAGTAGTTCAGAGGGCAAGATCACAGGACAGACAGTGATGAGTTTAAATTCCAGCACCACTAAACTGCCACTGTTTGGGCCCTTAaatgaggcccttaaccctcaatgtcTCAGCTATAATAATGAGATAAATTTAAGTCTCTGATTAAAGCCGTCTGCCAAATTATGGAAATGTAATTTGTCAGTATAGATATTGCTGTAACTAGAGGTCTACAGACATTAATGTAGGTCTACAGACATTAATGTAGGTCTACAGACATTAATGTAGGTCTACAGACATTAATGTAGGTCTACAGACATTAATGTAGGTCTACAGACATTAATGTAGGTTTACAGACATTAATGTAGGTCTACAGACATTAATGTAGGTTTACAGACATTAATGTAGGTTTACAGACATTAATGTAGGTCTACAGACATTAATGTAGGTCTACAGACATTAATGTAGGTCTACAGACATTAATGTGTGTCTACAGACATTAATGTAGGTTTACAGACATTAATGTAGGTCTACAGACATTAATGTAGGTCTACAGACATTAATGTGTGTCTACAGACATTAATGTAGGTCTACAGACATTAATGTGTGTCTACAGACATTAATGTAGGTCTACAGACATTAATATGACACTACAGACATTAATGTAGGTCTACAGACATTAATGTGTGTCTACAGACATTAATGTAGGTCTACAGACATTAATGTAGGTCTACAGACATTAATATGACACTACAGACATTAATGTAGGTCTACAGACATTAATATGACACTACAGACATTAATGTAGGTCTACAGACATTAATATGACACTACAGACATTAATGTAGGTCTACAGACATTAATATGACACTACACACATTAATGTAGGTCTACAGACATTAATATGACACTACAGACATTAATGTAGGTCTACAGACATTAATATGACACTACAGACATTAATGTAGGTCTACAGACATTAATATGACACTACAGACATTAATGTAGGTCTACAGACATTAATATGACACTACAGACATTAATGTAGGTCTACAGACATTAATGTAGGTCTACAGACATTAATATGacactacacacattaatatGACACTACAGACATtaatgtaggtgtgtgttggtgtaatACTGTAAAGTGTCAGcattaaattgtgtgtgtgtgtgtgtgtgtgtgtgtgtgtgtgtgtgtgtgtgtgtgtgctgttaaaTTTATTCAGGTAAAACACCAGAGGACAGAACTCAGTTACCTCGATAGACCACGTCGTGTGAACAggtaaacagacacacacaggagataACAACTCCAGACTTAtcatcactctgtctgtctcatgtGTCACTCTCACCTCACcctccatctgtctcactctcacacttatacttccatctgtctcactctcacactcaatcggtctctctctctcacactcaatctgtctctctttcacatgccatctgtctctctctcacactcccctctgtctcactctcacactcatacttccatctctctctctctcgctctcatacTCCATCTGTCTTACACTCccttctgtctcactctcacactccccTCTGCcccactctcacactcacacttccatctgtctcacactccactctgtctcacactcacacttatacttccatctgtctcactctcacacttatacttccatctgtctctctcacacttccatctgtctctctctcacactcccctccacctcactctcacactcatacttccgtctgtctgtctctctctcacacactatctgTCTCACACttccctctgtctcactctcacacttcCATCTGTTTCACTCTCGCACTCCCCTCCCAACTGTCTCCCTGTCACACTCCATCTGTCTCTTGGTGTCTGACTCTTGTTGTTGGGGCAGTTCTGTCTTTCAGGAGGACATTGTGAGCTCTAAAGACAGTGGTCATGGAGACAGTGAGCAGGGAGATAGCGACCATGATGCTACAAACCGTCTGCACTCCTCTGGTCAGTGTGGCTCCATTActccatcactgtgtgtgtgtgtgtgtgtgtgtgtgtgtgtgtatactcaaAAGTGTTTCTGACTCTTTGTGTCTgcaacactatatatattatatataatataagttttaaataatatacgtttatatatttaactgcatatgtgtgtgtgcgtgtgtgtgtgtgtgtattgatgatGTTAAACCTGTAGTGTGTGATCAGATACACCGCTGACCTTTAAAATACCTagacatgcagtgtgtgtttgtgtttaaagagaTTACAATTTTGAGGAATAGTGCTGGAGGATCTGCTTTGATACGTGctttcagaacacacacacacacacacacacacacacacacacacacacacacacacacacacacacacacacacgtgcacacagacacacgccaGGTCTCAGAGTACATGGTGGAGAAATCAATAGGAAAAACACAGGGCATTTTCTTCTTGgaggtttttgtgtgtggatatatgtatatatatttttgtgtgtatgtttgtgtgtgtgtatgtgtgtgtgtgtgtatgtgtgtgtgtgtgtttgcatgtgtgtgtgtttgcgtgtgtgtctatgtgtgtgtgtgtgtgtttgtgtgtgtgtttgcgtgtttgtgtgtatgtttgtgtgtgtgtgtgtgtgtttgtatgtgtgtttgtgtgtgtgtgtttgtatgtgtgtttgtgtgtgtgtatgtttgtgtgtgtttgtgtgtgtttgcgtgtgtgtgtatgtgtgtgtgtgtttgtgtgtgtttgcgtgtgtgtgtatgtgtgtgtgtgtgtgtttgcatgtgtgagtgtttgcatgtgtgtttgtgtgtatgtgtgtgtatgtgtgtgtgtgtatgtgtgtgtatgtgtgtgtgtgcatgtgtgtgtgtatgtttgtgtatgttttgtgtgtggatatatgtatatatatttttgtgtgtatgtttgtgtgtgtgtgtttgtgtgtgtgtatatttgttcgtgtatgtgtgtgtatgtgtgtgtatgtatgggtgtgtatgcgtgtgtgtgtttgcatgtgtgagtgtttgcgtgtgtgtttgtgtgtgtttgcatgtgtgtgtgtgtttgtgtgtgtttgcgtgtgtgtttgtgtgtgtttgcgtgtgtgtgtgtgtgtgtgtgtgtgtgtttgcatgtgtgagtgtttgcatgtgtgtttgtgtgtgtgtatgtttgtgtgtgtgtatgtgtgtgtgtgtgtttgcatgtgtgagtgtttgcgggtgtgtttgtgtgtgtttgcgtgtgtgtttgtgtgtgtttgcgtgtgtgtctatgtgtgtgtgtgtgtgtttgtgtgtgtgtgtttgcgtgtgtgtgtttgtgtgtatgtttgtgtgtgtgtgtgtgtgtttgtatgtgtgtttgtgtgtgtgtgtttgtatgtgtgtttgtgtgtgtgtatgtttgtgtgtgtttgtgtgtgtttgcgtgtgtgtgtatgtgtgtgtgtgtttgtgtgtgtttgcgtgtgtgtgtgtatgtgtgtgtgtgtgtgtttgcatgtgtgagtgtttgcatgtgtgtttgtgtgtatgtgtgtgtgtgtgtgtgtgtgtgtatgtgtgtgtgtatgtgtgtgtgcatgtgtgtgtgtatgtttgtgtatgttttgtgtgtggatatatgtatatatatttttgtgtgtatgtttgtgtgtgtgtgtttgtgtgtgtgtatatttgttcgtgtatgtgtgtgtatgtgtgtgtatgtatgtgtgtgtatgcgtgtgtgtgtttgcatgtgtgagtgtttgcgtgtgtgtttgtgtgtgtttgcatgtgtgtgtgtgtttgtgtgtgtttgcgtgtgtgtttgtgtgtgtttgcgtgtgtgtgtgtgtgtgtgtgtgtgtgtttgcatgtgtgagtgtttgcatgtgtgtttgtgtgtgtgtatgtttgtgcgtgtatgtgtgtgtatgtgtgtctgtgtgtgtatgtatgtgtgtatgtgtttgtgtgtgtgcatgtgtgtgtatgtttgtgtgtttgtgtgtatgtctgtgtgtatgcatgtgtgtgtttgcatgtgtgagtgtttgcgtgtgtgtatgtgtgtgtgtgtttgcgtgtgtgtgtgtgtttgcatgtgtgagtgtttgcatgtgtgtttgtgtgtgtatgtttgtgcgtgtatgtgtgtgtatgtgtgtgtgtttgtgtatatgtgtgtatgtgtgtgtgtgtatgtgtgtgtatgtgtgtgtatgcgtgtttgtgtttgcatgtgtgagtgtttgcgtgtgtgtttgtgtgtgtttgcatgtgtgtgtgtttgtgtgtgtgtatgtttgtgcgtgtatgtgtgtgtatgtgtgtgtatgtgtgtgtgtgtgtatgtgtgtctgtgtgtgtttgtgtgtgtatgtgtgtgtgtatatgtgtgtgtatgtttgtgtgtgtatgtgtttgcatgtgtgtgtgtttgtgcgtgtgtgtatgtgtgtgtgtgtatgtgtgtgtgtgtgtgcatctatgtgtgtgtgtgtgtgtgtgtatgtttgtgtgtgtgtttgtgtgtgtatgtgtttgcatgtgtgtgtgtgtgtgtgtgtgtgtgtgtgtgcgtgcgtgtgtgtgcgtgtgtgtgtgtgtgtgtgtgcgtgtacattAAAAATGAGTTTGGAGTCagtagtgaaataaaacaggttTAAAGTTAAACTAATAGACAGGGCACTTCCTGGAACATTGGGGAAGGTATAGAATGCTACCATTGCTAACAGCagctttaactgtgtgtgtgtgtgtgtgtgtgtgtgtgtgtgtgtgtgtgtgttacagaccTGTTCTCGAACTGTACAGATGAGTGTAAAGCTCTCGGACACTCTGACCGTTGCTGGATGCCCTCATTTGTCCCTGGTGATGGTCGCCATGGTGCTGATTACCGTAGCAACCTACATGTCCCAGGAATGGATGCAGTGATGGACGGAGAGGTAGAGACGAGCGCGTCCACCGAGGACGATCCGTCTTTCTCCACATTTGGGAAAGACAGATCACATCACCAcggcacacacacgtctcacacacactcctacctTTGTgagtactcacacacaaacacacagacaaacacattcacacctgtCTGTGAgtactcaaacacatacacacacacacacacgcacacacacacacacacacacacacacctgtctgtgagtactcaaacacatacatacacacacacacacacacacacacacctgtctgtgagtattcaaacacatacatacacacacacacacacctgtctgtgagtactcaaacacatacatacacacacacacacacacacacacctgtctgtgagtaatcaaacacatacatacacacacacacacacacgtctgtgagtactcaaacacatacatacacacacacacacacacacctgtctgtgagtactcaaacacatacatacacacacacacacacacacacacacacacacacacacacacacacacctgtctgtgaGTACTCAAacacatatgcaaacacacacacactcatacctgtttgtggatacacacacacacacacacacacacacactcacacacacacacacacacacacacctgtctgtgagtactcaaacacatgcacacacactcacactaacacacacactcatacctGTTTGtggatacaaacacacacacacctgtctgtgagtacacgcacacacacacgcacacacaatcatacctgtctgtgagtacacacacacacgcacacacaatcatacctgtctgtgagtacacacacacgcacacacaatcatacctgtctgtgagtacacacacacacgcacacacaatcatacctgtctgtgagtacacacacacgcacacacaatcatacctgtctgtgagtacacacacacacacgcacacacaatcatacctgtctgtgagtacacacacacacacgcacacacaatcatacctgtctgtgagtacacacacacgcacacacaatcatacctgtctgtgagtacacacacacgcacacacaatcatacctgtctgtgagtacacacacacgcacacacaatcatacctgtctgtgagtacacacacacacgcacacacaatcatacctgtctgtgagtacacacacacgcacacacaatcatacctgtctgtgagtacacacacacacacacacgcacaatcatACCTGtctgtgagtacacacacacgcacacacaatcatacctgtctgtgagtacacacacacacacacacgcacaatcatACCTGtctgtgagtacacacacacgcacacacaatcatacctgtctgtgagtacacacacacacgcacacacaatcatacctgtctgtgagtacacacacacacacgcacacacaatcatacctgtctgtgagtacacacacacacacgcacacacaatcatacctgtctgtgagtacacacacacacacgcacacacaatcatacctgtctgtgagtacacacacgctcacaatcacacacagagttaatatTTCAACTGGCTAAAGAATAACTGTAAATCAACATTTTACTAAAACAACTCTACAATAAAACTGTgtaagttttaataaaataataaaaagtgtgtgtgtgtgtgtgtgtgtgtgtgcgcgtatgtgtgtacTGCAGCGAGGAAGAGGATTTCCTAGCACCTTCTGCTCAGACGTCTCCTCAGAAACATAGTGCGCTCCGGAGTGAAAACTCCACACCTgtgtttacaattttatttttattctcgtCCTGagtgatttttaattttcacaccAAAATTGAAATGCTGGACTGAAAGCGTGCTCAGCAGGACTGAGGGAACAACGCTTGTCTACAAGTACAGGGAGACAAAACAAAGAAGGACAGAAGGAACAGAGGAACAATGTGGAGTgataaagatggaaaaaaaacaaaaaggtggaaaaaaaagcacCGTTTAACTCTCTGTaaaatctgtctttctgtcGGACCACAAAGTGACTAATCTGAGCcctttagctctctctctctctctctctctctctctctcacacacacacacacacacaaagtgcagTCTAAAATGTCTCTCTATCTGATTATTCTgcctttttctatttttcttttttttgcattttccatttctctctctctctctctctctctctctctctctctctctctctcctttagttgtctctagagagagagagatccagtgAGATGTTTATAGACAAGGTTTCCAGTCATGGAAGAATACAGATGAGAGATTTTTTCCCAGGATGTTTGAGTCTGAGATTTCTCTGGGTTTAGTTTGATAATTGCTTTGTTATCTCATTTTCCTGGTGCCTTTAGTATAAATCATCACAGTTTAATCAGCTTGGTCATTATAGGTGGTGTTTGTTTCTGAGCTGCTCCTCTTCCTGATCCATGCAGAAACTGGCTCATGAAGATACACTCAGATGTTCAGATGTTTTTAGACAGACTTTAGTTCATATTGAGGATTAAAAGTGACACACTTCAGTATTTAgattaaacactgtgtgtatgcatgcagaGGGCGGAGTCAATGTAAAGCAGTCTCAGGTAGAGGAGGCTGTAGATTCACTCAGAACTCTATGACATCATAAATGTAACAGAATAACTCACCCAGGGAGCCTCAGTGCTCCACTCACATGACTGAGGAACAGCTCCTGTGTTTACTGACTGTTTATGTGATGGAGCTCGAATtgctcacttactctctctcagacacgcccatctctctctcagacacacccatctctttctctctcagacacacccatctctctcagacatgcccatctctctctcagacacgcccatctctttctctctcagacacacccatctctctcagacacgcccatctctctctcagacacacccatctctttctctctcagacacacccatctcTCTTAgacacactcatctctctcagacacacccatctctc
It includes:
- the pcdh10a gene encoding protocadherin-10a, which gives rise to MVIICLMTLLAGAHAQLRYTVLEEQERGTVVGNVAEDLGLDVTKLSARRFQTVPVPSLPRTSPAPALLEVDLESGALVVRERVDREALCGKNTPCLLHLEMFLEEPLELFRVETEVLDVNDNAPRFPHADIAVEISESATPGTRFPVDGAFDPDVGTNSLSAYAITSNEHFRLDIQTQGDGSRYAELVLEKPLDREKQAVHRYVLTAVDGGQPQRTGTALLVVTVLDSNDNPPIFDQSVYSVTLHENSPVGTLIIQLNATDADEGSNGEVVYTLSSHNPPRIRELFAVDARTGRVEIIGEVDYEESSTHQIHVQARDMGPNAVPAHCKVLLKLVDVNDNAPEIGFSTVTESVSEHATPGTVVAMLSVSDRDSGENGRVTCELLGGSASEDAPPFKLKPSSLKNYYTMVTDGALDREHVESYTLTVVARDNGTPPLTTSKSIRVRVADENDNAPHFAQAIYEVHVTENNVPGAYIYAVTAIDEDAGENARVTYSIEEREIQGMSVLTYVSINAENGYVYALRSFDHEQIKEFSFTARAADCGTPELMSNATVRVIIVDQNDNAPSVIAPLGKNGTAARAPLPRSAEPGYLVTRVISTDADDGENARLSYSIAHGNDLGLFRMDWRSGELRTARRVSGMKWDSSIQSQLHPRAYELLIEVRDHGQPPLSCSARISVVLVDGAVVTLDEEGREKEGRGARGGARGSARSDEGAPEMTLVLLVALGSVSSVFLLAMIALAVRCRRKDKKFSALICVKGDCCSCCALCCGQRSRGRQKKLTKSDIVLVQSKTAAQVPVEESGTGGSGGFGTHLHQHHHHCYQVCLTRESANTTDLMFLQPCCSPSRSTTDTEHSSAARGAAAVLLTDQQPDIISNGSVLSGEVKHQRTELSYLDRPRRVNSSVFQEDIVSSKDSGHGDSEQGDSDHDATNRLHSSDLFSNCTDECKALGHSDRCWMPSFVPGDGRHGADYRSNLHVPGMDAVMDGERGRGFPSTFCSDVSSET